Proteins co-encoded in one Prunus persica cultivar Lovell chromosome G6, Prunus_persica_NCBIv2, whole genome shotgun sequence genomic window:
- the LOC18773686 gene encoding U11/U12 small nuclear ribonucleoprotein 48 kDa protein isoform X2: protein MNRPPAQFAHPSFTLIPSNPNPNPNFFHSQPQNTQPVISTPPLPPPDLSTTISSLDSLVRDSYQTLDSLSALLPLQNPNYDNPQSSLIPCPFNPHHRVHPHSLFSHSLHCPSHPHPLPHLNYPKTLKSSDQSQTEKSFLQTLHGSEADLRLSLEHYYADFGSNFFYSDCPGVVNFSGLDGVNRMFTLPLILSVECANFIGRGEREIMDFEKEWCRILPSELWAIKTEVEGWNEFPFTYSYRVLCAILGLGVVKEYDVGTWIIANSPQYGIVIDVAMRDHIFLLSRLCLKAILREALSKVKEGDPESTHFECPTLVQALMWLASQLSILYGAQNGKLFVINVLKKCLLDAALGSLTFPLEQQVTEYPALEEGLLNLDANGSGVRDAEVMKPLSTHGGENSMVKENIFSREVFVSQVAAAVAALHERFLLEEKLKAQRVSQTFTRYQRMVDHEYVSQRADEERKNRSQYRPIIDHDGLPRQQSCNQETNKPKTREELLAEERDYKRRRMSYRGKKVKRTTLQVMRDIIEEYMEEIKQAGGIGCFEKGTEGEGSFPFELPSAPEITTDAEKPTKSNYDSAGCSPSRSRKRSHSSYYAIDSVTSRDASAKGSEKPRRSLQGHHHYLEDHRSDSRDRRDMVKHSRSPESRRNPGWAHGQTRHHRERDDLEVRKTKHREISRSSSSISKYRDNRSSSHSNSENMLERADILKKRKVLTTIRNLSVMWIREFPQLLVEC from the exons ATGAACCGTCCTCCTGCTCAATTTGCCCACCCATCCTTTACTCTCATTCCCTCAAATCCTAATCCTAACCCCAACTTCTTCCACTCTCAGCCACAAAACACACAACCTGTAATCTCCACTCCTCCTTTGCCTCCTCCTGACCTTTCTACCACAATCTCATCTCTCGATAGCCTCGTTCGCGACTCTTACCAGACCCTTGACTCACTTTCTGCTCTCCTCCCTCTCCAAAACCCAAATTATGACAACCCCCAGAGTTCCCTCATCCCCTGCCCTTTCAACCCCCACCACCGTGTGCACCCTCACTCCCTTTTCTCCCACTCCCTCCACTGCCCATCTCATCCTCACCCTCTCCCGCACCTCAACTACCCCAAAACTCTCAAATCCTCTGACCAATCTCAAACTGAAAAAAGTTTTCTCCAAACTCTTCATGGCTCAGAGGCTGACCTGCGCTTGTCTTTGGAGCATTATTATGCAGATTTTGGTTCAAATTTCTTCTACAGTGACTGCCCTGGtgttgttaacttttctgGTCTGGATGGTGTCAACAGAATGTTTACACTTCCCTTGATTTTGTCTGTTGAGTGTGCAAATTTTATCggtagaggagagagagaaattatgGATTTTGAGAAAGAGTGGTGTAGAATTCTTCCATCTGAGTTGTGGGCTATTAAAACCGAAGTTGAGGGCTGGAATGAGTTTCCTTTTACGTACTCATACCGCGTTCTTTGTGCCATTTTGGGGTTGGGTGTGGTTAAAGAGTATGATGTAGGCACATGGATAATTGCAAATTCACCACAATATGGCATTGTGATTGATGTGGCCATGAGGGATCATATATTTTTGCTTTCCAGGCTGTGCTTGAAGGCTATTTTAAGGGAAGCTTTAAGTAAGGTAAAGGAAGGAGATCCAGAGAGTACACATTTTGAGTGTCCCACTTTGGTTCAAGCTTTGATGTGGCTAGCCTCTCAGCTTTCCATACTGTATGGTGCACAGAATGGGAAATTATTTGTCATAAACGTCCTTAAGAAATGCTTATTAGATGCTGCACTGGGCTCCTTAACTTTCCCATTGGAGCAACAGGTGACAGAGTATCCTGCTTTAGAAGAGGGTTTGTTGAATTTGGATGCCAATGGCAGTGGTGTTAGGGATGCTGAAGTTATGAAACCACTAAGTACACATGGTGGAGAGAATAGCATGGTGAAGGAAAACATTTTCAGTAGGGAGGTATTTGTGTCCCAGGTTGCAGCAGCCGTTGCAGCATTGCATGAGAGGTTCTTGCTAGAAGAGAAACTTAAGGCACAACGGGTTTCACAAACCTTTACTAGATATCAACG GATGGTTGATCATGAATATGTGTCACAGAGAGCTGATGAGGAGCGGAAAAACCGAAGTCAGTATAGACCTATTATTGACCATGATGGGCTCCCTCGGCAGCAATCATGTAACCAG gaaacaaacaaGCCTAAGACTAGAGAGGAGTTATTGGCAGAAGAAAGAGACTACAAAAGACGAAGAATGTCATATCGTGGAAAAAAGGTGAAGCGAACAACTTTGCAG GTTATGAGGGATATTATAGAGGAGTACATGGAGGAAATCAAGCAAGCGGGAGGGATTGGATGCTTTGAGAAAGGAACTGAAGGGGAAGGGAGCTTTCCATTTGAACTTCCATCAGCTCCTGAAATCACCACCGATGCTGAAAAGCCAACAAAAAGCAATTATGACTCAGCGGGATGTAGCCCAAGTCGTAGCAGGAAACGGTCTCATTCTAGTTATTATGCTATTGATTCTGTAACATCCAGGGATGCTTCTGCCAAAGGTAGCGAAAAACCAAGACGGAGTCTTCAGGGACACCATCACTATCTAGAAGATCATAGAAGTGACAGTAGGGACAGACGTGATATGGTGAAACATTCCAGAAGTCCAGAGAGTCGCAGAAATCCTGGATGGGCACACGGACAGACTCGTCATCACAGGGAACGAGATGATCTGGAGGTGAGAAAGACCAAGCACCGTGAAATCAGTCGGTCATCTTCTAGCATATCCAAGTATCGTGATAATAGATCATCTTCTCATTCGAATTCGG AAAATATGCTAGAGCGGGCAGATAttctgaaaaagagaaaagtccTGACTACCATTAGAAATCTGAGTGTGATGTGG ATACGAGAATTCCCACAGCTTCTGGTAGAATGCTAA
- the LOC18773686 gene encoding U11/U12 small nuclear ribonucleoprotein 48 kDa protein isoform X1, which translates to MNRPPAQFAHPSFTLIPSNPNPNPNFFHSQPQNTQPVISTPPLPPPDLSTTISSLDSLVRDSYQTLDSLSALLPLQNPNYDNPQSSLIPCPFNPHHRVHPHSLFSHSLHCPSHPHPLPHLNYPKTLKSSDQSQTEKSFLQTLHGSEADLRLSLEHYYADFGSNFFYSDCPGVVNFSGLDGVNRMFTLPLILSVECANFIGRGEREIMDFEKEWCRILPSELWAIKTEVEGWNEFPFTYSYRVLCAILGLGVVKEYDVGTWIIANSPQYGIVIDVAMRDHIFLLSRLCLKAILREALSKVKEGDPESTHFECPTLVQALMWLASQLSILYGAQNGKLFVINVLKKCLLDAALGSLTFPLEQQVTEYPALEEGLLNLDANGSGVRDAEVMKPLSTHGGENSMVKENIFSREVFVSQVAAAVAALHERFLLEEKLKAQRVSQTFTRYQRMVDHEYVSQRADEERKNRSQYRPIIDHDGLPRQQSCNQETNKPKTREELLAEERDYKRRRMSYRGKKVKRTTLQVMRDIIEEYMEEIKQAGGIGCFEKGTEGEGSFPFELPSAPEITTDAEKPTKSNYDSAGCSPSRSRKRSHSSYYAIDSVTSRDASAKGSEKPRRSLQGHHHYLEDHRSDSRDRRDMVKHSRSPESRRNPGWAHGQTRHHRERDDLEVRKTKHREISRSSSSISKYRDNRSSSHSNSGENSKVRRDRYTYENHNSNSVVQNTFEDRYDPLISRDIYEEDLSTDRKYARAGRYSEKEKSPDYH; encoded by the exons ATGAACCGTCCTCCTGCTCAATTTGCCCACCCATCCTTTACTCTCATTCCCTCAAATCCTAATCCTAACCCCAACTTCTTCCACTCTCAGCCACAAAACACACAACCTGTAATCTCCACTCCTCCTTTGCCTCCTCCTGACCTTTCTACCACAATCTCATCTCTCGATAGCCTCGTTCGCGACTCTTACCAGACCCTTGACTCACTTTCTGCTCTCCTCCCTCTCCAAAACCCAAATTATGACAACCCCCAGAGTTCCCTCATCCCCTGCCCTTTCAACCCCCACCACCGTGTGCACCCTCACTCCCTTTTCTCCCACTCCCTCCACTGCCCATCTCATCCTCACCCTCTCCCGCACCTCAACTACCCCAAAACTCTCAAATCCTCTGACCAATCTCAAACTGAAAAAAGTTTTCTCCAAACTCTTCATGGCTCAGAGGCTGACCTGCGCTTGTCTTTGGAGCATTATTATGCAGATTTTGGTTCAAATTTCTTCTACAGTGACTGCCCTGGtgttgttaacttttctgGTCTGGATGGTGTCAACAGAATGTTTACACTTCCCTTGATTTTGTCTGTTGAGTGTGCAAATTTTATCggtagaggagagagagaaattatgGATTTTGAGAAAGAGTGGTGTAGAATTCTTCCATCTGAGTTGTGGGCTATTAAAACCGAAGTTGAGGGCTGGAATGAGTTTCCTTTTACGTACTCATACCGCGTTCTTTGTGCCATTTTGGGGTTGGGTGTGGTTAAAGAGTATGATGTAGGCACATGGATAATTGCAAATTCACCACAATATGGCATTGTGATTGATGTGGCCATGAGGGATCATATATTTTTGCTTTCCAGGCTGTGCTTGAAGGCTATTTTAAGGGAAGCTTTAAGTAAGGTAAAGGAAGGAGATCCAGAGAGTACACATTTTGAGTGTCCCACTTTGGTTCAAGCTTTGATGTGGCTAGCCTCTCAGCTTTCCATACTGTATGGTGCACAGAATGGGAAATTATTTGTCATAAACGTCCTTAAGAAATGCTTATTAGATGCTGCACTGGGCTCCTTAACTTTCCCATTGGAGCAACAGGTGACAGAGTATCCTGCTTTAGAAGAGGGTTTGTTGAATTTGGATGCCAATGGCAGTGGTGTTAGGGATGCTGAAGTTATGAAACCACTAAGTACACATGGTGGAGAGAATAGCATGGTGAAGGAAAACATTTTCAGTAGGGAGGTATTTGTGTCCCAGGTTGCAGCAGCCGTTGCAGCATTGCATGAGAGGTTCTTGCTAGAAGAGAAACTTAAGGCACAACGGGTTTCACAAACCTTTACTAGATATCAACG GATGGTTGATCATGAATATGTGTCACAGAGAGCTGATGAGGAGCGGAAAAACCGAAGTCAGTATAGACCTATTATTGACCATGATGGGCTCCCTCGGCAGCAATCATGTAACCAG gaaacaaacaaGCCTAAGACTAGAGAGGAGTTATTGGCAGAAGAAAGAGACTACAAAAGACGAAGAATGTCATATCGTGGAAAAAAGGTGAAGCGAACAACTTTGCAG GTTATGAGGGATATTATAGAGGAGTACATGGAGGAAATCAAGCAAGCGGGAGGGATTGGATGCTTTGAGAAAGGAACTGAAGGGGAAGGGAGCTTTCCATTTGAACTTCCATCAGCTCCTGAAATCACCACCGATGCTGAAAAGCCAACAAAAAGCAATTATGACTCAGCGGGATGTAGCCCAAGTCGTAGCAGGAAACGGTCTCATTCTAGTTATTATGCTATTGATTCTGTAACATCCAGGGATGCTTCTGCCAAAGGTAGCGAAAAACCAAGACGGAGTCTTCAGGGACACCATCACTATCTAGAAGATCATAGAAGTGACAGTAGGGACAGACGTGATATGGTGAAACATTCCAGAAGTCCAGAGAGTCGCAGAAATCCTGGATGGGCACACGGACAGACTCGTCATCACAGGGAACGAGATGATCTGGAGGTGAGAAAGACCAAGCACCGTGAAATCAGTCGGTCATCTTCTAGCATATCCAAGTATCGTGATAATAGATCATCTTCTCATTCGAATTCGGGTGAGAATTCAAAAGTTAGAAGGGATAGGTACACATATGAGAATCATAATTCAAACTCTGTGGTACAAAATACTTTTGAGGATAGATATGATCCTTTAATATCTCGTGACATATATGAAGAGGATCTTTCTACTGACAGAAAATATGCTAGAGCGGGCAGATAttctgaaaaagagaaaagtccTGACTACCATTAG
- the LOC18774721 gene encoding probable UDP-N-acetylglucosamine--peptide N-acetylglucosaminyltransferase SEC — protein MITVQGEARQPQVVVGASRAHFGVSRDDSYAPKPEPSPLSLVPFKSHHDAHEVDEDAHLSLAHQMYKAGNYKEALEHSKIVYERNPIRTDNLLLLGAIYYQLHEFDLCIAKNEEALRIEPHFAECYGNMANAWKEKGNNDLAIQYYLVAIELRPNFCDAWSNLASAYMRKGRLDEAAQCCRQALALNPRLVDAHSNLGNLMKARGLVQEAYSCYLEALRLQPNFAIAWSNLAGLFMESGDLNRALQYYKEAVKLKPAFPDAYLNLGNVYKALGMPQEAIVCYQRALQTRPNYAMAFGNLASTYYEQGQLELAILHYKQAISCDTRFLEAYNNLGNALKDIGRVDEAIQCYNQCLTLQPNHPQALTNLGNIYMEWNMVAAAASYYKATLTVTTGLSAPFNNLAIIYKQQGNYADAISCYNEVLRIDPLAADGLVNRGNTYKEIGRVSEAIQDYIHAISIRPTMAEAHANLASAYKDSGHVDAAIKSYKQALLLRPDFPEATCNLLHTLQCVCSWEDRDKMFSEVEGIIRRQINMSLLPSVQPFHAIAYPIDPILALEISRKYAAHCSIIASRFGLSSFNHPALISIKRNGGPERLRVGYVSSDFGNHPLSHLMGSIFGMHNKDNVEVFCYALSANDGTEWRQRIQSEAEHFVDVSSLSSDMIAKMINEDKIQILINLNGYTKGARNEIFAMQPAPIQVSYMGFPGTTGANYIDYLVTDEFVSPLRFSHIYSEKLVHLPHCYFVNDYKQKNQDVLDPSCGHKRSDYGLPEDKFIFACFNQLYKMDPEIFNTWCNILKRVPNSALWLLRFPAAGEMRLRAYAVAQGVQADQIIFTDVAMKGEHIRRSALADLFLDTPLCNAHTTGTDILWAGLPMVTLPLEKMATRVAGSLCLATGLGEEMIVSNMKEYEEKAVSLALNPPKLHALANKLKAARLTCPLFDTARWVRNLERAYFKMWNLHCSGQKPQHFKVAENDLEFPYDR, from the exons ATGATCACGGTGCAGGGCGAGGCTCGCCAGCCCCAGGTGGTGGTTGGGGCGTCTAGGGCTCACTTTGGTGTCTCTCGCGATGACTCTTATGCGCCAAAGCCTGAGCCCTCGCCGCTCAGCTTGGTCCCCTTCAAGTCTCATCACGATGCTCATGAAG tTGATGAAGACGCACATTTGTCTCTGGCCCATCAAATGTACAAGGCTGGCAACTATAAAGAGGCACTAGAGCATAGCAAAATTGTATATGAGAGAAACCCGATCCGCACTGATAATCTCCTTCTATTGGGTGCAATTTATTATCAG TTgcatgaatttgatttgtgtATTGCCAAAAATGAAGAAGCCCTTCGAATTGAGCCACACTTTGCTGAGTGTTATGGTAACATGGCTAATGCTTGGAAG GAAAAAGGCAACAATGACCTTGCAATTCAGTACTATTTGGTTGCCATTGAG CTTCGACCAAATTTCTGTGATGCTTGGTCAAACTTAGCTAGTGCATACATGCGGAAAGGAAGGCTTGACGAGGCAGCACAGTGCTGTCGTCAGGCACTTGCTTTGAATCCCCGTTTG GTGGATGCCCATAGTAATCTTGGGAATCTAATGAAGGCAAGAGGTTTGGTGCAAGAA GCATACAGTTGCTACCTTGAGGCTTTACGTTTACAACCAAACTTTGCTATTGCATGGTCAAATCTCGCTGGTCTTTTCATGGAGTCTGGTGATCTTAATAGAGCCCTTCAGTACTATAAG GAGGCTGTGAAACTCAAACCTGCTTTTCCGGATGCGTATCTCAACCTGGGTAATGTTTATAAG GCTTTGGGAATGCCTCAGGAGGCTATCGTATGTTATCAGCGTGCTCTCCAGACAAGACCTAACTATGCAATGGCTTTTG GTAATTTGGCTAGTACGTATTATGAGCAAGGTCAACTGGAGTTGGCAATCCTACATTATAAGCAAGCCATTTCTTGtgatacaagatttttggaGGCTTACAATAATTTG GGCAATGCTCTGAAAGACATTGGCAGAGTGGATGAAGCAATTCAATGCTACAAT CAATGCCTTACTTTACAACCTAACCATCCACAAGCACTTACGAACCTGGGGAATATTTATATGGAGTG GAACATGGTGGCAGCCGCTGCTTCATATTATAAGGCCACATTGACTGTAACAACTGGATTGTCTGCTCCTTTTAATAATCTTGCCATCATCTATAAACAACAG GGGAATTATGCAGATGCAATATCTTGCTACAATGAGGTTCTTCGCATTGATCCATTGGCAGCTGACGGGCTTGTCAATAGGGGGAACACATACAAAGAGATCGGTAGAGTCAGTGAAGCTATTCAGGACTACATACATGCTATATCTATCCGGCCAACTATGGCTGAAGCTCATGCAAACTTGGCTTCAGCTTACAAGGATAG TGGACATGTGGATGCTGCTATTAAGAGCTATAAACAGGCATTGCTCCTTCGACCCGACTTTCCAGAGGCAACTTGTAATCTTTTACATACATTACAG TGTGTATGCAGTTGGGAGGACCGTGACAAAATGTTTTCTGAAGTTGAAGGCATTATCAGGAGGCAGATTAAT ATGTCTCTTCTGCCTAGCGTGCAACCTTTCCACGCAATAGCATATCCTATTGATCCAATTTTGGCACTTGAAATCAG CCGTAAATATGCTGCACACTGCTCCATAATTGCATCCCGATTTGGACTTTCTTCCTTCAACCATCCTGCTCTGATTTCCATAAAGCGCAATGGTGGACCTGAGAGACTAAGGGTTGG atATGTAAGTAGTGACTTTGGTAATCACCCTTTGTCACATCTTATGGGATCTATTTTTGGCATGCACAATAAGGACAATGTTGAG GTTTTCTGTTATGCCTTGAGTGCAAATGATGGAACGGAATGGAGACAACGTATCCAGTCTGAAGCGGAGCACTTTGTGGATGTGTCATCTTTGTCATCAGATATGATTGCCAAAATGATTAATGAAGATAAGATACAGATCTTAATTAACCTTAATGGTTATACAAAG GGGGCAAGAAATGAAATATTTGCTATGCAGCCAGCACCTATTCAGGTTTCATATATGGGGTTCCCTGGTACAACGGGGGCAAATTACATCGATTACTTGGTCACTGATGAG TTTGTTTCACCTTTACGCTTCTCGCATATTTATTCTGAGAAGCTTGTTCATCTCCCGCATTGCTACTTTGTGAATGATTATAAACAG aaaaatcaagatGTATTGGATCCAAGCTGTGGGCACAAGCGATCAGATTATGGTCTGCCCGAAGAcaaatttatatttgcatGCTTCAATCAGTTGTACAAAATGGATCCTGAAATCTTTAATACTTG GTGCAACATTCTTAAACGTGTGCCCAACAGTGCACTCTGGCTCCTCAGATTCCCGGCTGCAGGCGAAATGAGACTTCGTGCAT ATGCTGTTGCTCAAGGGGTGCAGGCAGACCAAATCATCTTCACAGATGTTGCCATGAAAGGCGAACATATCAGGCGCAGTGCATTAGCAGATTTATTCCTTGACAC GCCTTTGTGCAATGCACATACAACAGGCACGGATATTCTATGGGCAGGTTTGCCCATGGTGACCCTTCCCCTTGAAAAGATGGCAACCAGGGTTGCTGGGTCACTTTGTCTCGCCACTGGACTGGGAGAGGAGATGATTGTCAGCAA TATGAAAGAGTATGAAGAGAAGGCAGTATCTCTGGCATTGAATCCCCCGAAGCTCCATGCTCTTGCCAACAAGCTCAAGGCAGCCCGGCTGACTTGTCCTCTGTTTGACACAGCACGCTGG GTGAGGAATCTGGAAAGGGCTTATTTCAAAATGTGGAATCTGCATTGCTCAGGCCAGAAGCCCCAGCATTTCAAAGTCGCTGAGAATGATTTAGAGTTCCCCTATGATAGATAG
- the LOC18775256 gene encoding pentatricopeptide repeat-containing protein At5g18390, mitochondrial gives MTNHMLASTKNSLLFFLHRSKPQTHCVLLRHLATVNAAPQNRVVPTKDDYFSAIQHITNIVRRDHFMERTLNKLRITVDSELVYRVLRACSAAGTESLRFFNWARTHHPTYHPTTLELEELVKTLARTKKYESMWKLLQSMQTHHGLTLSQESLCFVIEEYGNHGLVDQAVELFNRAPKTFNCLQTVEVYNALLFSLCQAKLFHAAYALVRRMIRKGLVPDKRTYSILVNAWCSNGKMREAQLFLEEMSSKGFNPPVRGRDLLVEGLLNAGYIEAAKEMVRKMVKEGFVPDVSTFNSLMEAICKCGEVEFCIDLYWEANGLGLCPDINTYKVLIPAVSKVGRIDDAFRLLHNSIEDGHRPFPSLYAPIIKGMCRRGQFDDAFCFFSEMKVKGHPPNRPVYTMLITMSGRGGRFVEAANYLVEMTEMGLMPISRCFDLVTDGLKNCGKHDMAKRIEQLEVSLRGT, from the coding sequence ATGACAAATCATATGTTGGCTTCCACCAAAAACTCGTTGCTCTTCTTTCTCCACCGCTCCAAACCCCAAACGCACTGCGTCCTCCTCCGCCACCTCGCCACCGTCAATGCCGCTCCACAAAACCGCGTCGTCCCCACCAAGGACGACTACTTCTCAGCCATCCAACACATCACCAACATCGTACGGCGCGACCACTTCATGGAGCGCACACTCAACAAGCTTCGCATTACCGTCGATTCCGAACTCGTCTACCGAGTCCTCCGCGCCTGTTCAGCTGCAGGCACCGAGTCACTCCGATTCTTCAACTGGGCCCGGACCCACCACCCCACCTATCACCCCACGACATTAGAGCTCGAAGAGCTGGTGAAGACGCTAGCTCGCACCAAGAAGTACGAGTCAATGTGGAAACTCCTCCAATCTATGCAAACCCATCACGGCTTAACCCTCTCTCAAGAAAGCCTTTGCTTCGTTATCGAAGAATATGGCAACCACGGCCTCGTTGACCAGGCCGTAGAGCTTTTCAACCGAGCCCCAAAAACCTTTAATTGCTTGCAGACCGTGGAGGTATACAATGCTCTGCTCTTCTCGCTTTGCCAAGCTAAGCTCTTTCATGCTGCTTATGCTTTGGTGAGAAGGATGATACGAAAAGGGCTTGTCCCGGATAAGAGGACTTATTCAATTTTGGTGAATGCTTGGTGCTCCAATGGGAAAATGAGGGAGGCCCAATTGTTCTTGGAGGAGATGAGCAGCAAAGGATTTAATCCGCCGGTTCGAGGGCGTGATCTTCTCGTAGAAGGGTTGCTGAATGCCGGTTACATTGAGGCTGCTAAAGAAATGGTAAGGAAAATGGTTAAGGAAGGGTTTGTTCCTGATGTTTCTACTTTCAATTCGTTGATGGAGGCTATCTGTAAATGTGGGGAGGTTGAGTTTTGCATTGATCTGTATTGGGAAGCAAATGGTTTGGGGCTTTGTCCTGATATCAATACTTACAAGGTGTTGATACCTGCGGTTTCAAAGGTGGGTAGGATAGATGATGCATTTAGGCTTTTGCATAATTCGATCGAGGACGGGCATAGGCCATTTCCAAGCTTGTATGCGCCTATAATCAAGGGGATGTGCAGGAGGGGTCAGTTTGATGATGCCTTCTGCTTTTTTAGTGAGATGAAAGTTAAGGGGCATCCCCCAAACAGGCCTGTATATACCATGCTGATCACCATGTCTGGGCGCGGAGGGAGGTTTGTTGAGGCTGCTAATTACTTGGTGGAAATGACTGAGATGGGGTTGATGCCGATTTCGCGGTGCTTTGATTTGGTTACTGATGGGTTGAAGAATTGTGGGAAGCATGATATGGCTAAGAGGATTGAACAATTGGAAGTTTCTCTCCGGGGCACATGA